A portion of the Bulleidia sp. zg-1006 genome contains these proteins:
- a CDS encoding SPASM domain-containing protein gives MEKEHFVNFFHNVLYDYQKYNFNVKETLNHKNSFEENEILLKDIKHCEKCKYVVVCNSGCRAKAKYLTGSVYNPDPVFCVLLPLLYEKIVPIFPNDSRDSFISFLNQDGESPFYNSEDLSNLIKQKIGKSL, from the coding sequence ATGGAAAAGGAACACTTTGTCAATTTTTTTCATAATGTACTTTATGACTACCAGAAATATAATTTTAATGTGAAAGAAACTTTAAATCATAAAAATTCTTTTGAAGAAAATGAAATACTTCTTAAAGATATCAAGCATTGTGAAAAATGTAAATATGTTGTTGTATGCAATTCAGGTTGTAGAGCAAAGGCAAAATATTTGACGGGAAGCGTATACAATCCCGATCCTGTTTTTTGTGTGCTTTTACCTTTATTATACGAAAAAATTGTTCCTATTTTTCCAAATGATTCAAGAGACTCTTTTATTTCTTTTTTAAATCAAGATGGAGAATCTCCATTTTATAATTCAGAAGATCTTTCGAATTTGATTAAACAGAAAATAGGTAAATCTCTATGA
- a CDS encoding HAD family phosphatase, whose translation MKYNAVIFDFNGTLLFDTDLHVKAWDTISQSLNCGPITLETILTKYWGLANIDLLKGLTGNRYSDEEYTNLSKKKEALYRSYVEADSSFQLVDGVPELLDYLKDKNIPFTIASASIKDNIDFYIRHFHLDQWMDPKSIIYDDGSYANKKEMYQQAMKNLKVSDKVLVFEDSIHGIKAALEIGADVIAIDSPQLRNLHHPNIKACIHNYQNIFALFD comes from the coding sequence ATGAAATATAATGCAGTGATTTTTGATTTTAATGGAACTTTACTATTTGATACGGATTTACATGTCAAGGCTTGGGATACAATCTCACAAAGCTTAAATTGTGGTCCTATTACATTAGAAACCATTCTAACAAAGTATTGGGGACTAGCGAACATTGATTTATTAAAGGGCTTAACGGGAAATCGCTATAGTGATGAAGAATACACTAATCTTTCAAAGAAAAAAGAAGCTTTATATCGCTCCTATGTTGAAGCTGATTCTTCTTTTCAACTAGTGGATGGTGTGCCTGAATTATTGGATTATTTAAAAGACAAGAATATTCCTTTTACCATTGCTTCAGCTTCCATCAAGGATAATATTGATTTTTACATTCGGCATTTTCACTTAGATCAATGGATGGATCCTAAAAGCATTATTTACGATGATGGTAGCTATGCGAATAAGAAAGAAATGTACCAACAAGCCATGAAAAATTTAAAGGTTAGTGATAAAGTACTTGTTTTTGAAGATTCTATCCATGGCATTAAAGCCGCCTTAGAAATAGGAGCCGATGTGATTGCGATTGATTCCCCTCAATTAAGAAATCTTCACCATCCAAATATCAAAGCTTGTATCCACAATTACCAAAATATCTTTGCCTTATTTGATTAG
- the hrcA gene encoding heat-inducible transcriptional repressor HrcA, with product MLTPRRIQIFKAIVDEFIKTAEPIGSKALQERYHLAYSSATIRNDMQVLEEMGYLEKTHTSSGRIPSTMGYRFYCETLLDESNLDKRMEVAVHDAFEASLMSVDEAIRQSCEIVSEMTNMTAGAIGPDASKQHLEHIKLFPLDERNAVCVFITDQGHTETRNFHFKQSVSIQDLETTTDILNRRLKGVALTELALRLEEIKPELNAVVQRHDVLFTAFLRAFIRFANDTVYFSGKDKVFFQPEFEDINKMKKLMGMFEDESIWKQMDENANAVALTTRGGSQLTWVNDLAIVRSKFHLNDEDSGELMVVGPSRMEYDRIVPLLDYVARMIEEAYRKGDDHD from the coding sequence ATGCTAACGCCAAGAAGAATTCAAATCTTTAAAGCTATCGTGGATGAGTTCATCAAAACCGCCGAACCGATTGGATCCAAAGCCTTGCAAGAAAGGTATCACCTAGCTTATTCCAGTGCAACTATTCGTAATGATATGCAAGTATTGGAAGAAATGGGTTATTTAGAAAAGACACATACGAGTAGTGGTCGTATTCCTAGTACCATGGGCTATCGTTTCTATTGCGAAACTTTATTGGATGAGTCCAATTTGGATAAGCGCATGGAGGTTGCTGTTCATGATGCCTTTGAAGCATCACTTATGAGTGTAGATGAAGCGATTCGTCAAAGTTGTGAAATTGTTTCAGAAATGACTAACATGACGGCTGGAGCAATTGGACCAGATGCTTCAAAACAGCACTTAGAACACATTAAATTATTCCCGTTAGATGAAAGAAATGCAGTTTGTGTCTTTATTACTGATCAAGGGCATACGGAAACAAGAAACTTTCATTTCAAGCAATCCGTTTCCATTCAAGACTTAGAAACCACAACCGATATTTTGAATCGTCGCTTAAAAGGTGTCGCTTTAACGGAATTGGCTTTAAGATTAGAAGAAATTAAGCCAGAGCTAAATGCGGTTGTGCAAAGGCATGATGTTTTATTTACTGCGTTTCTAAGAGCTTTCATTCGTTTCGCAAACGATACCGTTTACTTCTCTGGGAAAGATAAGGTTTTTTTCCAACCGGAATTTGAAGACATCAATAAGATGAAAAAATTGATGGGTATGTTTGAAGATGAAAGCATCTGGAAACAAATGGATGAAAATGCGAATGCGGTTGCTCTTACAACAAGGGGCGGTTCGCAATTAACTTGGGTGAATGATTTAGCGATTGTCCGCTCAAAGTTTCACTTGAATGATGAAGACAGCGGGGAATTAATGGTGGTCGGTCCTAGTCGTATGGAATATGACAGGATTGTGCCACTGCTGGATTATGTGGCACGCATGATTGAAGAGGCCTATCGAAAGGGAGATGACCATGACTGA
- the grpE gene encoding nucleotide exchange factor GrpE, translating to MTEKNENVEEKLEESPVEEEVELSAEEKLQAQVITLEEQVAILKNEYAKAYADAENMKKRLQTDFEQRTKFQMANFAKELLPILDNCERALAQETQDEAYRKGVEMIYSQLQNTLAKEGVQEIDALNHQFDGSFHQALMSEAKEGVEPNIVIEILQKGYMIKDRLLRPAMVKVSE from the coding sequence ATGACTGAAAAAAATGAAAATGTAGAAGAAAAATTAGAAGAAAGCCCGGTTGAAGAAGAAGTTGAATTGAGTGCAGAAGAAAAGCTGCAAGCTCAAGTCATAACTTTAGAAGAACAAGTGGCTATCTTGAAAAATGAATATGCAAAAGCCTATGCGGATGCGGAAAACATGAAGAAACGTTTACAAACAGATTTTGAACAAAGGACAAAATTCCAAATGGCAAATTTTGCGAAAGAATTATTACCGATTTTAGATAACTGTGAAAGAGCCTTGGCGCAAGAAACACAAGATGAAGCCTATCGCAAAGGTGTGGAGATGATTTATAGTCAACTTCAAAACACTCTAGCGAAAGAAGGTGTTCAAGAAATTGATGCTTTAAATCATCAATTTGATGGTAGCTTCCATCAAGCTTTAATGAGTGAAGCTAAGGAAGGTGTTGAACCAAACATAGTGATTGAAATATTGCAAAAAGGTTATATGATTAAAGATCGATTATTAAGACCGGCAATGGTTAAAGTTTCAGAATAA
- the dnaK gene encoding molecular chaperone DnaK has product MSKIIGIDLGTTNSCVAVMEGKEAKVIANPEGNRTTPSVVAFKNGERIIGDAAKRQLITNKETVYSIKRLMGTNEKVTLEGKQYTPQEVSAMILSYLKDYAEAYLGEKVEKAVITVPAYFNDAQRQATKDAGKIAGLDVCRIINEPTASALAYGLDKDNDMEQKILVYDLGGGTFDVSILEIADGTFEVLSTAGDTKLGGDDFDNRIMDWLADTFKADNNIDLRNDKMALQRLKEAAEKAKKDLSGTLQTQISLPFISAGPSGPLHLEATLTRAKFNELTKDLVERTMVPVRQALSDAKLSKNDIHQVLLVGGSTRIPAVQDAVKNELGKEPNKSVNPDEVVALGAAIQGGVISGDVKDVLLLDVTPLSLGIETLGGVMTVLIPRNTTIPTSKSQVFSTAADNQPAVDIKVLQGERSTAMDNKLLGNFQLDGIPPARRGMPQIEVTFDIDVNGIVHVTAKDKATNKEQSIVIKDSSGLSEDEINRMVQEAEAHKAEDDKFKENVELKNKAEMYINQIDETLKQDVPNVTAEQKEEVQKLRDELKQAIDQNDMDSLKTRLEALEQAMNAVSQAMYQQQSASQAQQDASQSTDHNNDDVVDADFEEKK; this is encoded by the coding sequence ATGAGCAAGATTATTGGTATTGACTTAGGAACAACGAACTCTTGTGTCGCTGTTATGGAAGGTAAAGAAGCGAAAGTAATCGCTAATCCAGAAGGGAATCGAACAACACCATCGGTGGTTGCGTTTAAGAATGGGGAAAGAATTATTGGTGATGCGGCGAAGCGTCAATTGATTACCAACAAGGAGACGGTTTATTCCATTAAGCGTTTAATGGGAACCAATGAAAAAGTAACTTTAGAAGGCAAACAATATACACCACAAGAAGTTTCAGCAATGATTTTAAGTTACTTAAAAGATTACGCAGAGGCTTACTTAGGTGAAAAAGTAGAAAAGGCAGTTATTACAGTACCGGCTTACTTTAACGATGCCCAACGCCAAGCAACCAAAGATGCTGGTAAGATTGCCGGCTTGGATGTTTGTCGTATTATCAACGAACCAACTGCTTCCGCTTTAGCCTATGGTTTGGATAAAGATAATGATATGGAACAAAAGATTTTGGTGTATGACTTAGGTGGCGGAACATTCGATGTTTCTATTTTGGAAATTGCAGATGGAACATTTGAAGTTCTTTCAACCGCCGGTGATACAAAATTAGGTGGTGATGACTTTGATAATCGCATCATGGATTGGTTAGCGGATACTTTCAAGGCTGATAATAACATCGACTTGAGAAACGATAAGATGGCACTTCAACGTCTGAAAGAAGCTGCTGAAAAAGCGAAAAAGGATTTAAGTGGTACATTACAAACACAAATTTCCTTACCATTTATTTCGGCCGGTCCTTCTGGTCCATTGCATTTAGAAGCAACTTTAACGCGTGCTAAATTCAATGAATTAACCAAAGATTTAGTGGAAAGAACAATGGTTCCGGTTCGTCAAGCCTTAAGTGATGCAAAATTAAGTAAGAATGATATTCACCAAGTTCTATTGGTTGGTGGTTCAACTCGTATTCCGGCTGTTCAAGATGCGGTTAAGAATGAATTAGGCAAAGAACCTAATAAGTCAGTGAACCCGGATGAGGTGGTAGCTTTGGGAGCTGCTATTCAAGGCGGCGTTATTTCCGGGGATGTTAAGGATGTCTTATTGCTAGATGTCACACCATTGAGCTTAGGTATTGAAACATTGGGCGGTGTAATGACGGTCTTAATTCCTCGTAATACAACGATTCCAACTTCAAAGAGTCAAGTATTCTCTACGGCAGCGGACAATCAACCGGCCGTGGATATTAAGGTTTTACAAGGGGAACGCTCAACAGCAATGGATAATAAGTTATTAGGAAACTTCCAATTGGATGGGATTCCTCCAGCTCGTCGCGGTATGCCTCAAATTGAAGTCACATTCGATATTGATGTCAATGGTATTGTTCACGTAACGGCAAAGGATAAGGCTACGAATAAGGAACAGTCCATCGTGATTAAAGATTCTTCCGGTTTAAGTGAAGATGAAATTAACCGTATGGTGCAAGAAGCTGAAGCTCATAAGGCCGAAGATGATAAGTTCAAAGAAAATGTGGAATTAAAGAACAAGGCGGAAATGTATATTAACCAAATTGATGAAACCTTGAAGCAAGATGTTCCAAATGTAACAGCTGAACAAAAAGAAGAAGTTCAAAAGCTGAGAGATGAATTGAAACAAGCTATTGATCAAAATGATATGGATTCTTTAAAGACACGCTTAGAAGCATTGGAACAAGCAATGAATGCGGTCAGTCAAGCGATGTATCAGCAACAATCGGCTTCCCAAGCGCAACAAGATGCCAGTCAATCCACGGATCACAATAACGATGATGTCGTAGACGCTGACTTCGAAGAAAAGAAATAA
- the dnaJ gene encoding molecular chaperone DnaJ, protein MADKRDYYEVLGVAKSASADEIKKAYRHLAKKYHPDVNKEPGAEEKFKEINEAYEILSDPSKKQSYDQFGFAGVDPNQAGGFSGAGFGDFSDIFGSFFGGNGFGFGSDFGGSSRQRNRATKGEDRYMRINLSFMDACFGKKETLNLEVDETCTHCHGSGAEKPSDVETCPRCHGSGRVIGVQQTIFGTMQTETVCPECSGTGKKIRKACHHCHGAGYTHERESVDISIPAGINEGQSLRISGKGERGRNGGPNGDLYLEVHVLPHKQFLREGRNIHLEIPISAVDATLGCEIEAPTIHGDVKMKIPAGTQDGTKLRLRSKGVPDVRSRDQYGDQICTVRVQVDQHLTKKEKELYQQLAQIQHSGKGDTLWEKFKKQFS, encoded by the coding sequence ATGGCCGATAAAAGAGATTATTATGAAGTCCTAGGTGTCGCTAAATCAGCCAGTGCTGATGAAATCAAGAAAGCGTATCGCCACTTGGCGAAGAAATACCATCCTGATGTGAACAAAGAGCCGGGTGCAGAAGAAAAATTCAAGGAAATCAATGAGGCCTATGAAATTCTTTCCGATCCATCCAAGAAACAAAGTTATGACCAATTTGGTTTTGCGGGTGTTGATCCCAATCAAGCCGGTGGTTTTAGTGGTGCCGGCTTTGGTGATTTTAGTGATATCTTTGGTTCCTTCTTTGGCGGTAATGGATTTGGTTTCGGTTCTGATTTTGGCGGTTCATCACGGCAAAGAAATCGAGCAACGAAGGGGGAAGACCGTTATATGCGCATCAATCTTTCCTTTATGGATGCTTGTTTTGGTAAGAAAGAGACCTTGAATTTAGAGGTGGATGAAACCTGTACCCATTGCCATGGAAGTGGAGCGGAAAAGCCAAGTGATGTGGAAACTTGTCCAAGATGTCATGGTTCAGGAAGAGTGATTGGTGTTCAACAAACCATCTTTGGTACGATGCAAACAGAAACAGTTTGTCCGGAATGTTCGGGTACGGGTAAGAAGATTCGCAAAGCTTGTCATCATTGTCATGGAGCAGGCTATACCCATGAAAGAGAAAGTGTGGATATAAGTATCCCGGCTGGTATCAATGAAGGTCAATCCTTACGTATTAGTGGTAAGGGTGAAAGAGGTAGAAATGGTGGTCCAAATGGTGATTTATACCTAGAAGTCCATGTTCTTCCGCATAAACAATTCTTACGAGAAGGTCGTAACATTCATCTTGAAATTCCAATTTCAGCTGTGGATGCGACTTTGGGTTGTGAGATTGAGGCGCCGACCATTCATGGTGATGTGAAGATGAAAATTCCGGCGGGTACACAAGATGGCACGAAGTTACGCTTACGATCCAAAGGTGTTCCTGATGTGCGCAGTCGGGATCAATATGGTGATCAAATTTGTACAGTTAGGGTTCAAGTGGATCAACACTTAACCAAAAAAGAGAAAGAGCTTTATCAGCAGTTGGCGCAAATCCAACATTCTGGAAAAGGGGATACCCTTTGGGAAAAGTTCAAGAAACAGTTCTCTTAA
- a CDS encoding ATP-dependent Clp protease ATP-binding subunit: MNIEQMTEALQELLSLSIALAQKLKHPEVQCLHFLQSVVDEHDFDSLWADLGIDKRGFIQEIADALHKVATVEGNYEPRLSQGLYQAFQAGQTWAKQQGDQYLSQGAVLVGLFQGNDYFIQSWLKKHQLSATQIEEAELKRRGGVKMEERTSESQVEALKKYGHDIVQDVKDGKIDPIIGRDEEIRRVMEILSRKTKNNPVLIGEPGVGKTAIVEGLAWRIMNGDVPLGLQNKKLIELDMGALIAGAKYRGEFEERLKGVLKEVKAAAGEIILFIDEIHNLVGAGKTEGSMDAANLLKPMLARGELKCIGATTFDEYRLYIEKDRALERRFQKIMVNQPSVEDTISILRGLKERFESHHGVRIKDEAIIAAATLSNRYITDRFLPDKAIDLVDEACATIRVEMDSMPAELDELSRKIMTLQIEETSLKEESDAKAKGRLEEIQKDLSNLSEEQTALMSQWKEEKAKADEVKLAKEQLEKEKLALNQAQNEANYEQAAKLKYETIPNLEKKIQDAEENNHNTLIQQDVDEDMVAKIVSNWTHIEVSKLLSTERQKVLHLADYLRQRVMGQDEALALVSDAILRAKANIQDEHRPLGSFLFLGPTGVGKTEVAKALAEQLFDDENKIIRIDMSEYMEKFSVSRLIGAPPGYVGYEEGGQLSEAVRRNPYSIVLLDEIEKAHPDVFNILLQVLDDGRITDSKGVTVDFKNTIIIMTSNLGSQYAFQEGNQEENYRREIQTHFKPEFINRIDDIIIFHSLDQEVSKKIAMKFLSQLQARLADKDVQLEVTDAAKERIVAVGTDQEYGARPMKRHIQKEIETRVARVLLENIDVQGKKIIVDADVSGYQIHLQG, encoded by the coding sequence ATGAATATCGAACAAATGACAGAAGCTCTTCAAGAGCTTCTTTCTCTTTCTATCGCTTTAGCCCAAAAGCTAAAGCATCCGGAAGTTCAATGTTTGCATTTTTTACAAAGCGTAGTCGATGAACATGACTTTGATTCTTTGTGGGCTGATTTGGGCATTGATAAAAGAGGGTTTATTCAAGAAATAGCGGATGCTCTGCATAAAGTCGCAACGGTAGAAGGAAATTATGAACCACGCTTATCTCAAGGTTTGTACCAAGCTTTTCAAGCCGGACAAACTTGGGCCAAGCAACAAGGTGATCAATACTTAAGTCAAGGAGCAGTGTTAGTCGGGCTTTTTCAAGGAAATGATTACTTTATTCAAAGTTGGTTAAAGAAACATCAATTAAGTGCTACTCAGATTGAAGAGGCAGAATTGAAAAGAAGAGGGGGTGTTAAAATGGAAGAAAGAACATCGGAAAGCCAAGTAGAAGCTTTAAAGAAATATGGTCATGACATTGTTCAAGATGTGAAGGATGGAAAGATTGATCCAATCATTGGTCGTGATGAAGAAATCCGCCGTGTGATGGAAATTTTATCTCGTAAAACAAAGAATAATCCCGTTCTGATTGGAGAACCGGGGGTTGGTAAAACAGCTATTGTGGAGGGATTGGCTTGGCGTATTATGAATGGTGATGTCCCTTTAGGTTTACAAAATAAGAAGCTTATTGAACTCGATATGGGAGCCTTAATTGCCGGAGCAAAATATCGTGGTGAGTTTGAAGAACGATTAAAGGGTGTATTGAAAGAAGTGAAAGCCGCTGCTGGTGAAATTATTTTATTCATTGATGAAATTCATAATTTAGTAGGAGCCGGTAAAACAGAGGGATCCATGGATGCGGCGAACTTATTGAAGCCAATGCTAGCAAGAGGGGAACTCAAGTGCATTGGAGCGACTACCTTTGATGAATATCGTTTATACATTGAAAAAGATAGAGCCTTGGAACGTCGTTTCCAAAAGATTATGGTTAATCAACCATCGGTGGAAGATACGATTTCTATTCTGCGCGGTTTAAAAGAGCGTTTTGAATCGCATCATGGTGTCCGTATTAAAGATGAAGCGATTATTGCGGCCGCTACTTTATCTAATCGTTATATTACGGATCGTTTCTTACCCGATAAAGCCATTGATTTAGTTGATGAAGCTTGCGCAACCATTCGTGTGGAAATGGATTCCATGCCGGCCGAATTAGATGAACTATCGCGTAAAATCATGACCTTACAAATTGAAGAAACTTCTTTGAAGGAAGAAAGTGATGCGAAAGCGAAAGGGCGTTTAGAAGAAATACAAAAAGACCTCTCTAATTTATCGGAAGAACAGACAGCATTAATGAGCCAATGGAAAGAAGAAAAAGCAAAGGCGGATGAGGTCAAACTAGCGAAGGAACAATTGGAAAAAGAAAAGTTGGCTTTAAATCAAGCACAAAATGAAGCTAATTACGAGCAAGCAGCTAAATTAAAATACGAAACTATTCCTAATTTAGAAAAGAAAATTCAAGATGCGGAAGAAAATAACCATAACACTTTAATTCAACAGGATGTAGATGAAGATATGGTGGCTAAGATTGTATCCAATTGGACACATATTGAAGTTTCTAAACTTTTAAGTACGGAAAGACAAAAGGTGCTTCATTTAGCGGATTATTTGCGTCAAAGAGTGATGGGGCAAGATGAAGCCTTGGCATTGGTCAGTGATGCCATCTTAAGAGCAAAAGCGAATATTCAAGATGAACATCGTCCGCTAGGTAGTTTCTTGTTTTTAGGACCAACAGGGGTTGGTAAAACCGAAGTCGCAAAGGCTTTAGCCGAACAATTATTCGATGATGAAAACAAAATCATTCGTATTGATATGAGTGAGTATATGGAGAAATTCTCTGTTTCACGTTTGATTGGGGCGCCTCCCGGCTATGTTGGTTATGAAGAAGGTGGTCAATTAAGTGAAGCGGTTCGTCGTAATCCTTATTCCATTGTCTTACTAGACGAAATTGAAAAGGCTCATCCAGATGTTTTCAATATTCTTCTGCAAGTTTTAGACGATGGTCGCATCACGGATTCCAAAGGAGTTACAGTTGATTTTAAAAACACCATCATTATCATGACTTCCAATCTGGGCAGTCAATACGCTTTCCAAGAAGGAAACCAAGAGGAAAATTATCGTCGTGAAATACAAACTCATTTTAAACCAGAGTTTATTAATCGTATTGATGACATCATTATTTTCCATTCTTTAGATCAAGAAGTATCCAAGAAGATTGCGATGAAGTTCTTATCCCAACTACAAGCTCGTCTAGCGGATAAGGATGTGCAATTAGAAGTAACGGATGCCGCAAAAGAAAGAATTGTGGCGGTAGGAACGGATCAAGAATATGGAGCTAGACCTATGAAGCGTCATATTCAAAAAGAAATTGAAACCAGAGTGGCTCGTGTTCTTTTAGAGAATATAGATGTACAAGGAAAGAAAATTATCGTAGATGCGGATGTGTCCGGTTATCAAATTCATTTGCAAGGGTAG
- a CDS encoding DUF5673 domain-containing protein, which produces MNNDTFQWAMVSVFGFLAVYMGYLNFRCASKVKIKDRQWTIIRTLVLVIALLSSLEFFAGFSVLLLIRYIVTLVACLIFFFSHDGVGNEGFVSGSYFYPYQDVKAYDVYKQAKRFTVIFIIQEENRKRKFEELTREVNFDLKNQKAVEQLLKEKIGKKYRRLKKQ; this is translated from the coding sequence ATGAATAATGATACATTTCAATGGGCAATGGTATCGGTCTTCGGTTTTTTGGCTGTGTATATGGGTTATTTGAATTTTCGTTGTGCCTCTAAAGTTAAAATAAAGGATAGACAATGGACCATCATTCGTACCTTAGTATTGGTAATTGCACTTTTAAGCAGTTTGGAATTTTTTGCCGGTTTTTCTGTCTTATTGCTTATTCGTTATATAGTTACTTTAGTTGCCTGCTTAATTTTCTTTTTCAGCCATGATGGTGTTGGGAATGAGGGTTTCGTTTCCGGCTCTTATTTCTATCCATATCAGGATGTGAAGGCTTATGATGTGTATAAACAAGCGAAGCGTTTTACGGTTATCTTTATTATCCAAGAGGAAAATCGCAAGCGTAAATTTGAAGAATTGACACGTGAAGTAAACTTTGATTTAAAGAATCAGAAAGCAGTAGAACAATTATTAAAAGAGAAAATAGGAAAAAAATATCGTCGTCTAAAGAAACAATAG
- a CDS encoding NUDIX hydrolase yields MKKILNEKGESLEEFLQRYDSSHYEKASQTADCLVFTVDEGKLKVLLIQRRNHPFIHDWAMPGGFLDMNEDLDGAALRELKEETSLSENIYFEQLYTFSKVDRDPRTRIITTVYLTMVPPSSIPLAMAADDALNTTWFEIRKKVESVDDEKRISTLVLEYEDISIRYQICDTVKENYIQTSSTLLSKTKLAGDHYKAINRAMDYLQDRVMSDGLLFHLLPKNFSLKAAQLAYEAVLHKKVDTPNFRRDIRKYVTDIQRFAIQKGRRVKLYQYNPLTKWGRNLK; encoded by the coding sequence ATGAAAAAGATATTGAATGAGAAAGGAGAAAGCTTAGAAGAATTTCTCCAACGTTACGATAGTTCGCACTATGAAAAAGCCAGTCAGACAGCTGATTGTCTTGTTTTTACCGTGGATGAAGGAAAGTTGAAAGTCCTTTTAATTCAACGAAGAAACCATCCTTTTATTCATGATTGGGCAATGCCCGGCGGCTTTCTAGATATGAATGAAGATTTAGATGGGGCGGCTTTAAGGGAACTCAAGGAAGAAACCTCTTTGTCAGAGAATATTTACTTTGAACAGCTTTATACCTTTTCTAAAGTAGACCGGGATCCACGAACACGGATTATTACAACCGTATATTTAACGATGGTACCACCATCTTCTATCCCTTTAGCTATGGCGGCAGATGATGCCTTAAATACGACTTGGTTTGAAATTAGAAAAAAAGTGGAAAGTGTGGATGATGAAAAGAGAATTTCAACCTTGGTGTTGGAATATGAAGATATTTCCATTCGTTACCAAATATGCGATACGGTAAAAGAAAATTACATTCAAACAAGTTCTACATTATTAAGCAAGACTAAATTAGCAGGGGATCATTATAAAGCCATCAATCGAGCTATGGATTATTTACAAGATCGGGTGATGAGTGATGGACTTTTATTTCACTTGTTACCAAAGAATTTTAGTTTGAAAGCAGCCCAATTAGCTTATGAAGCTGTTTTACATAAGAAAGTGGATACACCAAATTTCCGGCGAGATATACGTAAGTATGTGACCGATATTCAACGTTTTGCAATCCAGAAAGGAAGAAGAGTTAAATTATATCAATACAATCCATTAACGAAATGGGGGAGGAACTTGAAATGA
- a CDS encoding cysteine hydrolase family protein — protein MKRCLVVVDMQVDFVTGSLGTKEAPEILKVAKRIIQEPYDEIYVTMDTHDNQYLSSNEGRHLPVFHCVKDSPGWQLEASIAEELNKKSFIKIEKRQFGSFELVEALKKSQPDEVDFIGICTDICVLSNAILVKTALSESTISVYENATSATSPLLKEKSLEVLKINQVEIKEFPL, from the coding sequence ATGAAACGATGTTTGGTTGTGGTCGATATGCAAGTGGATTTTGTGACAGGGAGTTTGGGCACAAAAGAAGCACCTGAAATTCTAAAGGTTGCTAAAAGAATTATTCAAGAGCCTTATGATGAAATTTATGTGACAATGGATACGCATGATAATCAGTATTTATCCAGTAATGAAGGTCGTCATTTACCGGTATTTCATTGCGTAAAAGATAGTCCCGGTTGGCAATTAGAAGCTTCAATTGCTGAAGAATTAAATAAGAAGTCTTTTATAAAAATTGAAAAAAGGCAATTTGGTAGTTTTGAATTGGTAGAAGCGTTAAAGAAAAGCCAACCGGATGAAGTGGATTTTATAGGTATTTGTACCGATATTTGTGTTTTAAGTAACGCTATTTTAGTGAAAACCGCTTTGTCTGAAAGTACGATTTCTGTTTATGAAAATGCGACAAGTGCCACAAGTCCCTTATTGAAAGAAAAAAGTTTAGAGGTCTTAAAAATAAATCAAGTGGAAATAAAGGAGTTCCCATTATGA